The following are from one region of the Paenalkalicoccus suaedae genome:
- a CDS encoding NRDE family protein → MCIVGVALNHHPEYPFILASNRDEFLHRPTKNAYWWDDGILAGQDLDMLGTWLGMTKSGKLATLTNVRREEAQSSFPHSRGELVTSYLRDERAFYARLNEKEHFAGFNLLYGDITSLQYVSNHNELDSILTSGVHAMSNGNLDDKWPKMRALESKITDSKSLKGDDLTGYLFHSLANAEPYEASSLPKTGVSDELERSLSSIYIDIEGYGTRTSTVILVDRNNKCTFIERDHAAKNSVSHSFTLNRKTR, encoded by the coding sequence ATGTGTATAGTAGGAGTAGCGTTAAACCATCACCCAGAATACCCATTTATCTTAGCTTCTAATCGCGACGAATTTTTACATCGCCCTACAAAAAATGCTTACTGGTGGGACGATGGGATATTAGCTGGTCAGGACCTTGATATGCTCGGCACTTGGCTTGGAATGACAAAGTCAGGCAAGCTAGCGACATTAACAAATGTAAGAAGGGAGGAGGCACAGTCCTCTTTCCCTCATTCTAGAGGAGAATTAGTAACATCGTATTTGCGAGATGAGCGGGCATTCTATGCTCGTTTAAATGAGAAGGAGCACTTCGCAGGGTTTAATCTTCTCTATGGAGATATAACTAGCTTACAGTATGTCTCTAATCATAATGAACTGGATAGCATACTAACCTCTGGTGTACACGCCATGTCAAATGGTAATCTCGATGATAAGTGGCCAAAAATGAGAGCTCTTGAATCAAAGATTACAGACAGTAAATCACTTAAAGGTGATGACCTTACAGGGTACTTGTTCCATTCATTAGCGAATGCGGAGCCATATGAAGCATCATCACTACCTAAAACTGGTGTATCAGATGAGTTAGAACGAAGCTTATCCTCCATCTATATAGATATAGAGGGGTATGGGACGAGAACGAGCACCGTAATTTTAGTAGATAGAAACAATAAGTGTACGTTTATAGAAAGGGACCATGCTGCAAAGAACTCCGTCTCACATTCGTTCACTCTTAATAGAAAGACACGTTAG
- a CDS encoding diacylglycerol/lipid kinase family protein — protein MHAIILNNSSNNQVIYQKIVQISSGLSLNPLPFFLANTSEASLANLKQQLLSKLDVLQGIIILGGDGTLQLICAYLHDLNLPFGIIRAGSGNDFARALRIPKHLKHALQRIASNSPKKYDTLYACDRLVLSVCSAGADALTAKAVNESRLKSLFNKAYIGRFIYIFLFMKILFTYKPQSYDLYIDDKKHSFKKIWLLAVGNTPYYGGGVPICPSADPCDQKATVTVVDSLSRAMIYLVFPLVYIKKHVNLKKVHVLEGEKIEIVTDTPIYMQGDGELLPSDKQISIKTMPANVSFY, from the coding sequence ATGCATGCCATTATACTCAATAATTCTTCAAATAATCAAGTGATATATCAAAAGATAGTCCAAATTTCATCAGGACTTTCGTTGAATCCGCTTCCATTTTTTCTTGCTAACACTTCTGAGGCATCTTTAGCAAATTTAAAACAACAGCTACTTTCTAAATTAGATGTTTTACAAGGAATTATTATCCTAGGCGGCGATGGAACCTTGCAGCTCATTTGTGCCTATTTACACGACCTTAATCTTCCCTTTGGCATCATAAGGGCAGGATCTGGAAATGATTTCGCAAGAGCACTTCGCATTCCTAAGCATCTTAAGCATGCCTTGCAACGAATAGCGAGCAATTCACCTAAAAAATATGACACCCTCTATGCTTGCGATCGTCTAGTACTCTCTGTGTGTAGCGCTGGAGCTGATGCCTTAACTGCCAAAGCCGTCAATGAATCTCGGCTAAAGTCATTGTTTAACAAAGCCTACATTGGCCGTTTTATCTACATCTTTTTATTTATGAAAATACTATTCACCTATAAACCACAATCATACGATCTTTATATTGATGACAAAAAGCACTCGTTTAAAAAAATCTGGCTCTTAGCAGTTGGTAATACGCCTTATTATGGAGGCGGTGTCCCTATTTGCCCCTCTGCCGATCCATGTGATCAAAAAGCGACCGTGACAGTAGTAGACTCCTTATCACGAGCAATGATCTATCTCGTATTTCCTCTTGTATACATAAAAAAACACGTAAACCTGAAAAAGGTTCACGTGTTAGAAGGAGAAAAGATAGAAATAGTTACTGATACCCCTATTTATATGCAGGGTGACGGCGAACTATTACCCTCTGATAAACAAATTTCTATTAAGACTATGCCTGCTAACGTGTCTTTCTATTAA
- the tatA gene encoding twin-arginine translocase TatA/TatE family subunit, which translates to MISNIGIPGLILILVIALIIFGPKKLPEIGKAMGQTLKEFRNSAKELTQDDDSTPQNKK; encoded by the coding sequence ATGATTAGTAATATTGGTATTCCTGGATTAATTCTAATTCTTGTCATTGCACTTATTATTTTCGGACCTAAAAAGCTTCCGGAGATCGGAAAGGCGATGGGCCAGACGTTAAAAGAGTTTCGTAACTCTGCAAAAGAATTAACACAGGACGATGATTCTACTCCACAAAACAAAAAGTAG
- the tatC gene encoding twin-arginine translocase subunit TatC, producing the protein MSQDMDIVDHLDELRKRIIIIASVFIIAFIAVFIYIQDIYAWITKDLDMQLAVLGPLDIIVIYFSIAAVLAIAVTLPVAVLQIWLFSKPGLTKAEVRATAVYIPASFLLFIGGLAFGYFVVLPIVLNFLLALGEGTFQTMFTADRYFQFVLRMTVPFSFLFEMPLVVMFLTSIGILTPMGMHKNRKYAYFGIVVVSVLLSPPDFLSDVLVIIPLILLYEISISLSKIVYKRRLKRLQQEEKEIE; encoded by the coding sequence ATGTCGCAGGATATGGATATCGTCGATCACTTAGACGAGCTTAGAAAAAGAATTATTATAATTGCTTCGGTTTTTATCATAGCTTTTATAGCCGTATTTATTTACATTCAAGATATTTATGCGTGGATTACGAAGGATTTAGATATGCAGCTAGCGGTTTTAGGACCGCTTGATATTATTGTCATTTATTTTAGTATCGCGGCAGTGTTAGCTATTGCAGTAACCTTGCCCGTGGCAGTTCTTCAAATATGGCTATTTTCAAAGCCTGGTTTAACGAAGGCTGAAGTACGTGCAACAGCCGTTTATATTCCAGCTTCGTTCCTATTGTTTATAGGTGGACTTGCTTTTGGCTATTTTGTTGTACTCCCGATTGTGTTGAATTTCCTCCTTGCGTTAGGTGAGGGGACGTTCCAAACGATGTTCACAGCGGATCGGTATTTCCAATTCGTATTAAGAATGACAGTACCATTCAGCTTCTTGTTTGAGATGCCTTTAGTAGTCATGTTTTTAACATCCATTGGTATATTAACACCTATGGGAATGCACAAAAACAGAAAGTATGCTTATTTCGGTATCGTTGTCGTAAGTGTACTACTGTCACCACCAGATTTTCTCTCTGACGTTCTTGTAATCATACCGCTAATTTTACTCTATGAAATAAGTATTTCTTTATCTAAGATTGTTTACAAGAGAAGACTCAAAAGGCTACAGCAAGAGGAGAAAGAAATAGAATAA
- a CDS encoding deoxynucleoside kinase: MEKIEHQLAPNSLITLAGTVGVGKSTLTNTLSDALGFKPAFESVQGNPYLEDYYQDFKQWSFHLQMYFLAERFKQQKRMHEEGLGYVQDRSIYEDVGIFARLQYDQGNMTDRDFTTYHSLFEAMVMNPYFPKPDVLIYIDGSLESIMSRIEERGRQMEIDTPLEYWQDLYTRYKSWIADFKECPVLHLDIDHYDCNDPASIAEIVRALEELQASKDKSYVKLT, encoded by the coding sequence TCAATTAGCACCAAATTCATTAATTACGTTAGCTGGAACCGTAGGGGTTGGTAAATCGACGTTAACGAATACTTTATCTGATGCACTTGGTTTTAAACCTGCGTTTGAGAGCGTTCAAGGGAATCCCTATTTAGAGGACTATTATCAAGACTTTAAGCAGTGGTCCTTCCACTTACAAATGTACTTTTTAGCAGAACGTTTCAAGCAACAAAAACGAATGCATGAAGAAGGACTTGGGTATGTCCAAGACAGAAGTATTTATGAGGATGTTGGGATCTTTGCCCGACTTCAGTATGATCAAGGTAACATGACGGATCGAGACTTTACTACATATCATTCTTTATTTGAAGCAATGGTTATGAACCCTTATTTCCCAAAGCCAGATGTGCTCATTTATATAGATGGTTCGCTTGAGAGTATCATGAGTCGCATCGAAGAGCGTGGTCGACAGATGGAGATTGATACGCCACTTGAGTATTGGCAGGATCTATATACACGTTATAAATCGTGGATTGCTGACTTCAAAGAATGTCCTGTTCTGCATTTAGACATTGATCACTACGATTGTAACGATCCTGCTTCTATTGCTGAGATTGTGCGAGCACTCGAGGAGTTACAAGCATCTAAAGATAAATCTTACGTGAAGCTAACGTAA